One genomic window of Deltaproteobacteria bacterium includes the following:
- a CDS encoding TlpA family protein disulfide reductase, with amino-acid sequence MKSRRVAVFATVAVLAGGITVALSVVGTRGGESTAHAQCTGQAPECFPEVGMLDTGGTAWTGEVTRGKVVMVNFWASWCAPCVSEIPLLSSYYQRYRDDGFVLLGVMVDRATDDQLAAFAKRVGLSYPVVRSDELLMQAFGYPNALPTTFLYARDGTLAAKHVGPLSRQWLDAHLPELLGDVD; translated from the coding sequence ATGAAGTCGCGCCGAGTCGCCGTGTTTGCCACCGTTGCCGTCCTGGCGGGCGGCATCACCGTCGCGCTATCCGTCGTGGGCACGCGCGGCGGGGAGTCCACCGCCCACGCGCAGTGCACGGGCCAGGCGCCCGAGTGCTTCCCCGAGGTGGGAATGCTCGACACCGGCGGCACGGCGTGGACCGGCGAGGTCACGCGCGGCAAGGTGGTGATGGTCAACTTCTGGGCATCCTGGTGCGCGCCGTGCGTGTCGGAGATCCCGCTGTTGTCGAGTTACTACCAGCGCTATCGCGACGACGGCTTCGTCCTGCTCGGCGTGATGGTCGATCGCGCAACCGACGACCAGCTCGCCGCGTTCGCGAAGCGGGTCGGCCTGAGCTATCCGGTCGTTCGGTCGGACGAGTTGCTGATGCAGGCGTTCGGCTATCCGAACGCGCTGCCGACCACGTTCCTGTACGCGCGCGACGGCACGCTGGCGGCCAAGCACGTCGGCCCGCTGTCGCGGCAGTGGCTCGACGCCCATCTGCCCGAGCTGCTCGGCGACGTCGACTGA
- a CDS encoding 2,3-bisphosphoglycerate-independent phosphoglycerate mutase has product MTWTLKPHPRFAGRPGPVVLAVLDGVGVGSGGPDDAVKLAATPTLDALWAPGVRCTLRAHGTAVGLPTDGDMGNSEVGHNALGAGRVYDQGAKLVNRAIATGELFEGDMWREVIARCRAGGALHFLGLLSDGNVHSHIDQLIAMVRRAAADGARRIYLHALLDGRDVEARSALRYIDRIEQVFAELRASGCEAAIASGGGRMVVTMDRYNANWDVVRTGWEAHVHGNARRFRSAREAVETFYAEMPDRDDQYLPAFVIERDGEPIGPMRDGDAVICFNFRGDRVIEISRAFDDDDFPYFDRGRRPDVLYVGMMEYDGDLHVPKRFLVPPPAIERTMGEYLVRNGVAQLAISETQKYGHVTYFWNGNRSGMFDESRETYIEIPSDRVPFNERPWMKAAEITDRLIAELRTGRYRFARVNYANGDMVGHTGDFRAAVVAVETVDLQLARLRDAVAALGGILVVTADHGNADEMFQKKAGEVLRDAAGNPLAKTSHTLNPVPFAIFDPARTDEYEIDPDRAAGAGLANVTATCLELLGFQPPEDVVPSLLRFR; this is encoded by the coding sequence GTGACGTGGACGCTCAAGCCCCATCCGCGATTCGCGGGCCGGCCCGGGCCCGTGGTGCTGGCCGTGCTCGACGGCGTCGGCGTCGGCAGCGGCGGCCCCGACGACGCCGTCAAGCTCGCGGCGACGCCCACGCTCGACGCGCTGTGGGCACCCGGCGTGCGCTGCACCCTGCGCGCGCACGGCACGGCAGTCGGCCTGCCCACCGACGGCGACATGGGCAACAGCGAGGTCGGCCACAACGCGCTCGGCGCCGGGCGCGTGTACGACCAGGGCGCCAAGCTCGTCAACCGGGCGATCGCCACGGGAGAGCTGTTCGAGGGCGACATGTGGCGCGAGGTGATCGCTCGGTGCCGGGCGGGCGGCGCGCTGCACTTCCTCGGGCTGCTGTCGGACGGCAACGTTCACTCGCACATCGACCAGCTCATCGCGATGGTGCGGCGAGCCGCGGCCGACGGCGCTCGCCGCATCTACCTGCACGCGCTGCTCGACGGCCGCGACGTCGAGGCGCGCAGCGCGCTCCGCTACATCGACCGCATCGAGCAGGTGTTCGCCGAACTGCGCGCGAGCGGCTGCGAGGCGGCGATCGCGTCGGGCGGCGGCCGGATGGTCGTGACGATGGACCGCTACAACGCCAACTGGGACGTCGTGCGTACGGGCTGGGAGGCCCACGTGCACGGCAATGCGCGGCGGTTCCGGTCGGCGCGGGAGGCGGTGGAGACGTTCTACGCCGAGATGCCGGATCGCGACGACCAGTACCTGCCGGCGTTCGTGATCGAGCGCGACGGCGAGCCGATCGGGCCGATGCGCGACGGGGACGCCGTCATCTGCTTCAACTTCCGCGGCGATCGCGTCATCGAAATCAGCCGCGCGTTCGACGACGACGACTTCCCGTACTTCGACCGCGGCCGCCGGCCGGACGTGCTGTACGTCGGCATGATGGAGTACGACGGCGACCTGCACGTTCCCAAGCGCTTCCTCGTGCCGCCGCCGGCGATCGAGCGGACGATGGGCGAGTACCTCGTCCGAAATGGCGTGGCGCAGCTCGCGATCTCGGAGACGCAGAAGTACGGTCACGTCACGTATTTTTGGAACGGAAATCGCAGCGGCATGTTCGACGAGTCGCGCGAGACGTACATCGAGATCCCGTCGGACCGCGTGCCGTTCAACGAGCGCCCGTGGATGAAAGCCGCTGAGATCACAGACCGATTGATCGCCGAGCTGCGCACCGGTCGCTACCGGTTCGCCCGCGTCAACTATGCCAACGGCGACATGGTGGGCCACACCGGCGACTTCCGCGCCGCGGTGGTCGCCGTCGAGACGGTGGACTTGCAGCTCGCGCGGTTGCGCGACGCGGTCGCCGCGCTCGGCGGCATCCTCGTCGTGACGGCGGATCACGGCAACGCCGACGAGATGTTCCAGAAGAAGGCGGGGGAGGTGCTGCGGGATGCCGCCGGCAATCCGCTGGCGAAAACCAGCCACACCCTCAACCCCGTGCCGTTTGCCATCTTCGATCCCGCGCGCACCGACGAGTACGAGATCGACCCGGACCGCGCCGCCGGCGCCGGTCTCGCCAACGTGACCGCCACCTGTTTGGAGCTTTTGGGGTTTCAACCGCCCGAGGATGTCGTACCCTCGTTGTTGAGGTTCCGATGA
- a CDS encoding DUF87 domain-containing protein produces MRERERRLDAERGFIKLGDGAFQLPPISLLHYDASQCGGTDRETMLELSARLIKVLGEFKVKGEVTAIRPGPVVTMYEFAPAPGTRLKSITNLQHEVAMALGAVGVRIVAPIPGKSVVGFEIPNKTRETVFLKELIADDAFRKAKSHLALALGKDIDGAPVVVDLAKMPHLLVAGTTGSGKSVSVNSMIVSLLYNATPEDVRLIMVDPKMLELSLYEGIPHLLLPVVTDPKKANLALRWAVEEMDRRYDLLASMGVRDINTYNRKIERLRKEWEARRLEAAAAEARRIAEEGDGEPVEVTEERGQLALDLDDDRPPQRLPKIVVIIDEFADLMMCAPKEVETSVARIAQKARAAGIHLILATQRPSVDVITGLIKANFPSRIAFRVTAKVDSRTILDTGGAEALLGSGDMLFSDRGREVRRVHGTYVGEDEIRDIVEHLKKQGKPVYNLDIIRPRDEDEDQPPPDEDRDEMYDRAVALVAETRQVSISMIQRRLRVGYNRAARMVEMMEREGVVSPPDGTNRREVLISPAA; encoded by the coding sequence GATTTCGCTGCTGCACTACGACGCCAGCCAGTGCGGCGGCACGGATCGCGAGACCATGCTCGAGCTGTCCGCGCGCCTGATCAAGGTGCTCGGCGAGTTCAAGGTCAAGGGCGAGGTCACCGCGATTCGCCCCGGGCCGGTGGTGACCATGTACGAGTTCGCCCCGGCGCCCGGAACGCGGCTCAAGTCGATCACGAACCTGCAGCACGAGGTCGCGATGGCGCTCGGCGCGGTCGGCGTGCGCATCGTCGCGCCGATCCCGGGCAAGAGCGTCGTCGGCTTCGAGATTCCCAACAAGACACGCGAGACGGTGTTCCTCAAGGAACTCATCGCCGACGACGCGTTCCGCAAGGCCAAGTCTCATCTGGCGCTCGCGCTCGGCAAGGACATCGACGGCGCGCCGGTCGTGGTCGACCTGGCGAAGATGCCGCACCTGCTGGTGGCCGGCACGACCGGGTCTGGCAAGTCGGTGTCGGTCAACTCGATGATCGTGTCGCTTTTGTACAACGCGACGCCCGAGGACGTCCGCCTGATCATGGTGGACCCGAAGATGCTCGAGCTGTCGCTGTACGAGGGCATCCCGCACCTGCTGTTGCCGGTAGTGACCGATCCGAAGAAGGCCAATCTCGCGCTGCGGTGGGCGGTCGAGGAGATGGACCGCCGCTACGACCTGCTCGCGTCGATGGGCGTGCGCGACATCAACACGTACAACCGCAAGATCGAGCGCCTGCGCAAGGAGTGGGAAGCCCGACGGCTCGAGGCGGCCGCGGCCGAGGCGCGGCGCATCGCGGAGGAGGGCGACGGCGAGCCGGTCGAGGTGACGGAGGAGCGCGGCCAGCTCGCGCTCGACCTCGACGACGACCGGCCGCCGCAGCGGCTGCCCAAGATCGTCGTCATCATCGACGAGTTCGCCGACTTGATGATGTGCGCGCCGAAGGAAGTGGAGACGTCGGTCGCGCGCATCGCGCAGAAGGCGCGCGCCGCCGGCATTCACCTCATCCTCGCGACCCAGCGGCCGAGCGTGGATGTGATCACCGGTCTCATCAAGGCCAACTTCCCGTCGCGCATCGCATTCCGCGTCACCGCGAAAGTCGACTCGCGCACGATCCTCGACACCGGTGGCGCCGAGGCGCTGCTCGGGTCCGGCGACATGTTGTTTTCCGATCGCGGCCGGGAAGTGCGCCGCGTGCACGGCACGTACGTCGGCGAGGACGAGATTCGCGACATCGTCGAGCACCTCAAGAAGCAGGGTAAGCCGGTCTACAACCTCGACATCATCCGCCCGCGCGACGAGGACGAGGACCAGCCGCCGCCCGACGAGGACCGCGACGAGATGTACGACCGCGCGGTCGCGCTCGTGGCCGAGACGCGCCAGGTGAGCATCTCGATGATCCAGCGGCGGTTGCGCGTGGGCTACAACCGGGCGGCGCGCATGGTCGAGATGATGGAGCGCGAGGGCGTGGTGTCGCCGCCGGACGGCACGAATCGTCGCGAGGTGCTCATCTCGCCGGCGGCGTAG
- a CDS encoding outer membrane lipoprotein carrier protein LolA, producing MLKETLVALFGMLQAGSGAPAPAPAASAPATPAAAAADSAPGRPLTADQIVDQVQRFYERTQSLKAKFRQRYTNTTFGKTTTSSGWVYVKKPGKMRWNYYEKAPGRRKPVKTKSFVSDGVTLWAIEHDNKQAFKKDLEKDLLPVAVTFLTGKGDLRRDFTAELDTSGTYGGKDDYVVKLTPKKPSAQYKTLWLVVARDNFRVRQSIVLEASGNTNAFAFYEPQFDAALPDRLFAVDERALRRHKFRIIEPDERETKSR from the coding sequence TTGTTGAAAGAAACCCTCGTCGCGCTGTTCGGAATGCTGCAGGCCGGCAGCGGTGCGCCGGCGCCCGCGCCCGCGGCGTCCGCTCCCGCGACGCCCGCCGCCGCGGCGGCCGACTCCGCCCCGGGGCGGCCATTGACCGCGGACCAGATCGTCGACCAGGTCCAGCGGTTTTACGAGCGCACGCAGTCGCTGAAGGCGAAGTTCCGCCAGCGCTACACGAACACCACGTTCGGAAAGACGACCACGTCCAGCGGATGGGTGTACGTGAAAAAACCCGGCAAGATGCGGTGGAACTACTACGAGAAGGCACCCGGCCGCCGCAAGCCGGTCAAGACCAAGTCGTTCGTGTCCGACGGCGTGACGCTGTGGGCGATCGAGCACGACAACAAGCAGGCGTTCAAAAAGGATCTCGAAAAGGACCTGCTGCCGGTTGCGGTGACGTTCCTCACCGGCAAGGGCGACTTGCGCCGCGACTTCACCGCGGAGCTGGACACGAGTGGCACCTACGGCGGAAAGGACGACTACGTCGTCAAGCTCACCCCGAAGAAGCCGTCGGCTCAGTACAAGACGCTGTGGCTGGTCGTCGCGCGCGACAACTTTCGCGTGCGCCAGTCGATCGTACTGGAGGCGTCCGGCAACACCAATGCGTTCGCGTTCTACGAGCCGCAGTTCGACGCCGCGCTGCCCGATCGGTTGTTCGCCGTCGACGAGCGCGCGCTGCGCCGGCACAAGTTCCGCATCATCGAGCCGGACGAACGCGAGACGAAGTCGCGCTAG